CCTGAAAGTGGTAATGCAAAGACCTTAAAAACCGAAATTTATGATAAGACAAGCTAAAACACAGTCACTGAGAATCATTGGCTTCCTAAATTTAGATAAGAGAGAGCAAACAGTGAGGATTCATAAGTACACGTGAAAGTTCCTCAAGAACAGTACACATTCGGCAGCAGATGACTTCACTGACTCTCAAACACAACATTCTTCAAAACAGTACCAAATTTATTTCTTTCCATACGAGCAAACAGATGGACAAACATATTTGGAAGACCTATAAATTAGAATTCACCTTACAAGACAAGTTGAACACATATCGCCAAGCTTCCTCTTGTTCACATCCGCGAAACTGGGTCAGCAGCCCCAAAACAAGGGAGTGTTTGATTCTCAAGAGCTAAAACAAAGTTCATTATCTAAAAAACAGTAGAGTTAAACATTATGCAGCCAACTGATGTTAAAAAACAGTGATTATAATCATACATGCCTTGAGAGAACTATACAAGAGAAACATACTGGCAATGGcaaaaatgtaaaactaaatCTGATCAAAGAAACACACAGATGAATCATTTATAAAGAAAACCGGATCAACCCTCTTCGTAAATATCACAGTCCGCAGAAAACAAACTCAGTAACTCCACACAAGATTGAtaatgaagaaacaaaaagtaCCTTACAAGTGTATGAAACTATAACAAGTATGTCATCTATTTTGAGATGTAACAGTTATTGAAATTTGTAACTGGCCTGAATCAGTAAACCGTCCACTGAACTTCATAATATGGCCAAGACCAATACTACAAATCCTCGTGCTCAAACAAGACAAAAAAGCTAGTATCAGTTACAGCTCAATAATATGGCCAAGACCAATACTACAAATTTTCATGCTCAAACAAGACAAAGAACTAGAATCAGTTACAGCTCAAGCTTAGATGCAGTCATAACATCAAACAAAGCCTAAACAATAAAGATAAACCAACATCCTTCGGGAAATGAGCAAACCACATAGATATGAGTATATTACTTACCACATTTACCAGCAACCATATGTACATCCCTTTTGCATCGGCAATGTTGTTGATCAATCATCAGACAGTTCCATCTATTATTGTAAAGAGAGATCAAATAATAGATATGAAGATATGACTAAAACCCTATTACCAACTGGAGAGATGATTGAATGAACTTGTCTGAAAGGAAAATTAATATCAATGACAACAAATCCTTCACAGCGAATGATACAATAAGCACTACTACACATTAAAGTATGTTCTAATAAAGGTTACTGAAATTTAGTGCAGCCTAAAAATGGTATCATAGAGAGAGCTAGTGATTAAGGTGCTAAAAAAAGCTTGATATAAATAATACACCTAATATGCCGAATTGGGTTCATAGCAAGGTACCAAAGACATAATAACAATAAGAACTTAATACAAATCAAGATCAAACACCATTTCCCTGAATTGTTAATGTACACCAATGGCACATTCAAGCAAACACAATCCACTAAATACCATAGGCCAATAATAAGCATAAAAAGCTTAGCATTTTAGCAAATATATACATCAGcagcaaaaaagaaaaagctcAGACCTTCAAATACAATCATGTCCATAAGCAATGGTTTTTAACAACTCTTCATTTTGCCACATTCAGCACTAATGACAAACTTGGGGAGAAGGGGtaatataaatcaaataacATGCCCAATGACTATAGAAAACaaaatcaattcatcatgataaCATCAACTTCACAGCCATAAAATGtttaaaaggaagaaaactGTGAAGATAGAACTCATTGAGttgatatttcattaaaaatggaaacAAAGAGAGACAATTTAAGAACATAGTTTTCCATTCATCCCTTCATTTATATATACAGACTACCATAAAACCTAGAAGCTTCGACtaaaccaaaagaaaaacataattgaTTTCACCTAATATCTATGGAATCTAAGACCCAGAAACACCAATTACTAAAAAACCAACTTTAACCCTCAACCCTAGAAACCTTCTCTTATCCTTCCACCTAATCTTCGTCAGCAGAGGGCTTTGATGAGCCAGCTTTCTTAGGAAGCAAAAGGTTATGGATGTTGGGCATAACACCACCATTAGCAATGGTCACATCACCAAGCAGCTTGCTCAGCTCTTCATCGTTCCTCACAGCCAACTGAATATGCCTTGGGACTATCCTGGTCTTCTTGTTATCCCTAGCTGCATTTCCAGCTAATTCCAGCACCTAAAATACCAAAATTCACATACAAAATCAGAAACACTAAGCAAAAATACAAaacacagaaaaaaaaaatcaactttctGATAAAACCATGGCTAATTGCCAAATCAGAAACCCTAGAAATTgaaaaaccaaaaacaaaaagaatttaaCGAAGATAAACCAAAATTCACCTCAGCAGCAAGGTATTCGAGAACAGCTGCAAGGTACACGGGAGCTCCAGCACCAACACGCTCGGCATACTTGCCGGCTTTCAGAAAACGAGCAATACGACCGACCGGAAATTGAAGACCAGCTTTGCTACTCCGAGATTGAGCCTTCTTTGCTGCACCGGAACCAAGAGTCTTGCCTCTTCCTGCCATCGGAATCTCTgtataacacacaaaaaatatgaataggATTTATGCTGTATAGAGAGCAACGGTGAGTGATATTGATTCATCGGAGTTGGTGTTTATATAGTACTCAGGATTTGTAAATGAACCAATGAAAAAAAAGCACAAGGATCGTGATTTTAAGCCGTCTGATCAGAAAAAGATTTAACGGTGAGATTAGTAAGCTGACGAGTTTTACCGCTTTAGGGATTGATGATGAGTTTAGAGTATGACACGCGTGGGAACAACTGGCAATTTAGAGGAAGTTTTTTAATTGCACAAAAATATCCCTAAAGTTTTTAGAGATCGCAAATATATATCCCTAATGTTTTTCGAGTTGGTGAATAAAACCttgatgtttcttgagtttccttttaattttaattttaatttttcatatgtcGTATTtgaaatcacaaaattaaaagataatacataaaatttctCCTAAATTTTATACCttgatttttaataattcaatcaaAGTTTGTAGAAATCATATTACACTTTTGAatcattttcaatcaaaataaatacatttttttagatattttcaCACCAACTttcttttttgtgtgtg
This portion of the Solanum pennellii chromosome 12, SPENNV200 genome encodes:
- the LOC107007142 gene encoding histone H2A.6; this encodes MAGRGKTLGSGAAKKAQSRSSKAGLQFPVGRIARFLKAGKYAERVGAGAPVYLAAVLEYLAAEVLELAGNAARDNKKTRIVPRHIQLAVRNDEELSKLLGDVTIANGGVMPNIHNLLLPKKAGSSKPSADED